The proteins below come from a single Falco peregrinus isolate bFalPer1 chromosome Z, bFalPer1.pri, whole genome shotgun sequence genomic window:
- the PELO gene encoding protein pelota homolog produces MRLVRKDLEKDNAGQVTLIPEEPEDMWHTYNLLQVGDSLRASTIRKVQTETATGSVGSNRIRTTLTLSVETIDFDSQACQLRVKGTNIQENEYVKMGAYHTIELEPNRQFTLAKKQWDSVVLERIEQACDPAWSADVAAVVMQEGLAHVCLVTPSMTLTRAKVEVNIPRKRKGNCSQHDRALERFYEQVVQAIQRHINFEVVKCVLVASPGFVREQFCDYMFQQAVKTDNKLLLENKSKFLQVHSSSGHKYALKEALCDPAVTSRLSDTKAAGEVKALDDFYKMLQHEPDRAFYGLKHVEKANEAMAIDTLLISDELFRHQDVATRARYVKLVDSVRENMGTVRIFSSLHVSGEQLGQLTGIAAILRFPVAELSDQEDESSSEED; encoded by the exons ATGAGGTTGGTGAGGAAGGACCTGGAGAAGGACAATGCGGGACAGGTGACGCTGATCCCTGAGGAGCCAGAGGACATGTGGCACACCTACAacctgctgcaggtgggtgACAGTCTGCGGGCCTCCACCATCCGAAAGGTGCAGACCGAGACGGCCACAGGAAGCGTGGGCAGCAACCGCATCCGCACCACCCTCACTCTCTCTGTGGAGACCATCGACTTCGACTCGCAAGCCTGCCAGCTGCGGGTCAAGGGCACTAACATCCAAGAGAATGAGTACGTCAAGATGGGAGCCTACCACACCATCGAGCTGGAGCCCAACCGGCAGTTCACGCTGGCGAAGAAGCAGTGGGACAGCGTGGTGCTGGAGCGCATCGAGCAGGCCTGTGACCCAGCCTGGAGCGCTGATGTGGCAGCCGTGGTCATGCAGGAAGGGCTGGCCCATGTCTGCCTGGTCACTCCAAGCATGACGCTAACCCGTGCCAAGGTGGAGGTGAACATCCCCCGTAAGCGGAAGGGAAACTGCAGTCAGCACGACCGGGCCCTGGAAAGGTTTTACGAGCAGGTGGTGCAAGCCATCCAGCGGCATATCAACTTTGAGGTGGTGAAGTGTGTACTGGTGGCTAGCCCAGGCTTCGTACGGGAGCAGTTTTGTGACTACATGTTCCAGCAGGCAGTCAAGACTGACAACAAGCTTTTGCTGGAAAACAAGTCCAAGTTCCTACAG GTCCACTCTTCCTCGGGACATAAATACGCATTGAAGGAAGCCCTCTGTGACCCAGCTGTAACCAGTCGCCTCTCTGACACTAAGGCAGCTGGTGAGGTCAAAGCCTTAGATGACTTCTATAAAATGCTGCAGCATGAGCCTGACCGGGCTTTTTATGGCCTAAAACATGTGGAGAAGGCCAATGAAGCCATGGCCATCGATACCTTGCTGATCAGTGATGAGCTTTTCCGGCACCAGGATGTGGCAACACGTGCTCGATATGTTAAATTGGTAGATAGTGTACGGGAGAACATGGGCACAGTACGCATTTTCTCCAGCCTTCATGTGTCTGGAGAGCAGCTGGGCCAGTTGACAGGGATCGCAGCCATCCTGCGCTTTCCTGTTGCTGAGCTTTCTGACCAGGAAGATGAATCTAGCTCTGAAGAGGATTGA